aggaagtacgctgatttaaaaaacatgtttatattaagaactagggcccgaccgatatggttttttgggggccgataccgatataaaacttttaacaaaggccgatagccgatataatggccgataaatctccctcacaaaaaatgaaataaatacaaatgttcttaagattaaacccttcattctctgcctttttgatgcaaacttatttctctattacacaccaaagagctgtctcaataactcactagggtttccaagtaatgcaaataagatttattttgcaatctcaaaagcaacagaacacacaaactactactgaagatgagcagatgctgcagatgacatcaccggatggatctttaatgaagtagtcccacaccttactacgactctctttttccatctgtaataaaataatcagcataaaagtacagttatatatctgttgatactaagacaaagtaaaatacattaaatgtggcatttttatacttaaaagtttaaaaattatcatgtaaataaatgatatcagacattgtggctcaaaaccaatggctctgtttttgtttggttctccagctgttaaggttttctcatttagtattcgtcttccgtttgttgtcaggtttttttctagttattcttctttcccttttaggattatttcttctttaaaattattttcatttatagttcctcctatgttcccctgctgtcctctgttcccactcacagctcctcctcataactagtcctctgtcatctctcactcctcagtgcatacggttcagtttcagtcatactctgctggtttcagcatcctatgatttttggcattaaaatacttttgagttttacactttgtgttttgatcctttccaaagccgacagtattaggaaaataaaaataagatacgttaaattagtatgtggcaatgtataagccttatgtaaaatataaggctgaaaaatacaatagatttattctattgtagagaggggtgtttattttctcgtattaccgccccctactcctctcccagctagggagaggaggggggactccctgcacagcgtttcattgctttgttgccaaccccccctcgcccgtcctcagctgagacaacggtcgtgtgccgccGAAGTGCCGCTAAACGGGGACTCCTTCATTCGtcacccttgttatcctattctacagGCCACATGGGCGGCCGAAGCGCTGCACGCTCCGCCCGCACCGTGCAGCGATAGTTTCGGCatctgcactatttttttcgcaagccgcgggtgaaccgcgtgagtttgaaaagactgctgaagaagagcggaggaaattgtctgagaatattccagaatgtctaccagaaaaaggccaatgttacttacttactgccctgcatgactaaaggggaagcagtgtgagctctgcatagagcgtaatgcagcgaaagtatttattttattttttcaggttaacttttcaatacgagaccacgaggcacacaataaacttaggaagcatgttgaggggaaacatacttttgtcattgcttattttaccgttcaatttaccactgacacaacaaatatgcttaaaactgaagacttacctcctacttcctcatcaccgtcgtctctgcttgactccgctgcatgtgtgctgtgatggtggctccacccccccgaggagtggagcccacaacatgagttcatgaagctggcgccatctactggataggtagcgctatatcggccgtctttttggccgatagccgatagagttaatgacccctatatcggccggccgatatatcggtcgggccctattaAGAACATATTAAGAAGCAGCGTTGCTCCTATTTCAAGTTGTTGAGCGATGCACATTCCCATGACAGGGCAGGGATGCGGAGCCTTGGCTGTCGGCAGGTTACCTTTGCcctgcataacacctgtagctGCCGGGCAGCTTGGGTGTTGCAGCAGGCTAGAAACCCAGCTGTTTTGCAATCTGTTGGCTTCTTTTAGTATTAGCGACAGCTTATCTTTCTCTGTCGACTGGCTCCATGTTCTTGTCCGTGTTCGCTGTGAACTTGGACTTTTAGTGGAAAACTGGGAATTAACCCTTGAAGGAAAAGCTGAATGTGAAAGCAGTCTGTTTGAAGGCAGCGAATTATGGAGCTGCCCTTTCTAGCATGTTGaacacgccacacacacacactgtggatGTAGCTCTGCCTTCActgtctggtttaaaataacaccAAGCTAAAGACATTTTAGCTCCCCTGGGGAGAAATGTTAGCTCTGCTTTAGCCTGCTTGCTAACCGCTGCATCTTGGTGTCTGAATTCCTGCCTGCTGTAAATTGTGTGATGCTACTGTGTCGTTTTCATACAAGAAACAAATAATATTGATGTTGAGGaacttgttgaaattaaaagtaagCCATTGTTGTTGCGTTTCTATCTCGGGATGAATTTTAAATGTCATGCTAGTTGTTTTAAAAGGTTTGAtccaattttgtttttattttttttatcctgGTCTTTTAAAAATTACGTGATCGGATCGAAGCATCCCTAGGCTTTACTGCTTAAACACACATCAGGTTGCCAGGTTTTGATTgggaaactgttttttttttcctctccagAAAAGCTGCGAACTCTGACCATTCTGAGTGCCATCATGAACTTTCTTCACTTCAGGAATCAGAGGATGGAAATAACCTTGGAGAATCTGGCCAAATTagtaggtcaccgggtctggatgGGACAGCAGGATGTTTGTTTTTCATCATTTAGTCACACGGCCCTATTTTAGAAGGCAACACTGTCACTTTCACTTAGATTTGATTTCTTTAAGTTTTTCATTTAAAAGTTTGTTTTTTATGTTGAGATTGAAATAATCCCATAAATTTAAAGGAGATTATAATGAGCACCAGCTCAAAAAAAGAATAGTTCTAGTTTAGTAAAGTTCAGATTTTTACAGCAGCTCATGAATTTGCTGCTGCTTTGttcctcattcattcattcatttattcattcattcattcattttttgcAGCATTACAGATGGAATTATTCCCCTAAACATCAGCATGACCATCTGTACTATGTTGGAGTGTTAATAGTAATGTTCATagctaaagtgtgtgtgtgtgtgtgttcaacagAGAGCTGACAAGAACAGGCTGCAGGGTTACATCAAAGCCAACCAGGAATTGGAGAAGAAGATTGAGACGCTGACGTAAGATTGTCAACTCAGTTTTATGAAAATATAAATGTAGTAGTAGTTTAACGTTCTCTCGGGTTTGTCTTTATTTGTACCGACTGTTAAATCAGCACCAGCTTTGATTTtggtgctggtgtgtgtgtgtctgctctgtcttctcgatccccagtgagtcgtggaggatggctgcttatactgagccaggatcctctggaggtttcttcctgttaaaagggagttttcctctccactgtcgcaaaatgcttgcttagtatgaggactgctgtaaattcACTGAtgccagtcagtgactcgatgcaacctgatgggttccttatataggaaacttttttctgactggcttaatgaactgacctgtgaagtgccttgagacgactcttgtcgtgatttggctctTTATAAATCAACTTGAATGGACAGCGGTAGCAGGAtctaatcatctgtctcttttatttagcgaCACAGAGAAGTTAACAGGAGAGTGAGTTCCTCTGAATGAGAACGGTCAAAGAGAAACAGCAATATGTGCtgctgttccactttattctgtcGGTTAATGATGACAAACTAATGTTAAATTCAACTGGAAGGAAGCTTTGGCTCATTTGAAGTTACAGGAGCTCTTGTTTCCCATCTGCTCCCCCAGAGACCGCATGGACATGAGGAGAtaagtcacacaggacaggtttgtGGAAAGGTGTGGAGTCAAATGGTTAGGCTttcatttaatcctaatccaggccacagcctcctgctggtgttagtattatcagcaaaaataaacattattggaagtttaggatttttttcaatgttttattattttttgcatcaaacagaacttgatctgTTCTCCCAACATTTCTGAAACAAGACCAttgggttcaaacaaaataacaaactAGGCCAAACATTTCATTTTGTGTTATTTGTTTCTTATGCCCTTGAACtgcggcataaatatttgactaaaGCTGCTCAAACACATTTAAAActaatatatgaacccattatggattttataaCCTAAATTAAAGGCAAGAGTTGGACGTGTCCTTtaggttttcagtatttttttagATTCTGTTGGCACCTGCAGAGCATGTTTCTCCCACAGCTTGTTTAAAAATGCTTTGCACTTTTACATTGTCCTAAAGATTGATGTGAATGAAGAGCTTTTGGGGGTGTTGTGTCAGACAcgtttttgaataaaaaaaaaagcaaatatcTGACGTCTTCAATTTATCAACAAAAACAAATCCATGTGAAATGATCGTGATGCATCGAGATATCGAATTGAAACGTTGACCCAATAATTGCAATCGAATCATGAGactagtgaagattcacacctgtgGTTGAGTGATTGCCATTTTGTTCCAGGACCATCCCACCAGAGCAGCAGGCTGAAGCAGACGAGCTGGCTGCTGCCTTCTCTGAGCTGCAGGCCGCCACCGTGTGTGAATACCAGGAAGTGGTATGTGCTGATGGTGCAGCTAGAGCAGCAACACTTCAGAAATTCACATCAGTTAAAGCTGAGTCTTGTTTTCCTTCAGAATGTCATCAATGACAGCATTGCAGAGTGGAAAACTACCATCGCAGAAAGGACGCAGAAGCTGGTAGGTGATGGTGACCCTAATCTGCTGCAACTTTGTACACCGTTACGCTGCAAAGTGTGTgtacctgtatgtgtgtgtgtgtttgcgtgtgaacCAGGCCCAGGTGAAAGTGGACGTGAGCAACCTGAAGGAGGACATAAGTAAACTGAAATCTCAGATCGTGGAGTCTCCAGAGGAGCTAAAGAGCCAGATGGAGAAGATGAGGGAGTTGGTCAGGAACACCAAGAGCTGCATTGTGAGTTTTTTCAGTACCTGCTCATTTCTGCTCAGCGAGGGACTTTGTCACACACCTGTCCTGTTGGATATTTGTTTTTAGGAGAAAAAAGatgagagaggggtggagctgcagAACATGGTGCAGGACATGACTTACACTGAAGCTGAGAACCAGCGGATCTACAGCTTCCTGCAGGATCTGGAGAGAAGCATGAGCAAcatcaagcagcagcagcaggaggtggTAAGCACCAGCTTTGTCAGGACTTCCTGTCCCTCGTCAGTGATGGGATGTCAGTAGAGGTGCACGCTTTCCAAAATGTCTTTAACCGGTTATTGACGCCCCTAAACGGTTAATGGCGGGTTTACCGGAAACCTGCCAACGCCCCAGACTCGCCAAACATTTTCCCCCACTCTATAAATAATACAGCCTTTAATTCTGATGCACGACTAAAGTCCCACGCTCGTTACATTTATGAACATGAAGTAAAGAGCGAGTGGGATGCTAGCTGAAATATCTTCAGATTCAGAACTTGTTGTGCAGCCGACCGTCTGGCATCAGTTACACAGCGCTGCTTGTGATTGCATGCTACTCGGCGCATTCTGGAGGCCACGGTTTTTAAAAAACACTTCAGTTTCCTTACATtaaactaaataattacactgacattTCTTTATTTACAGAAGCCGTCTTGCGTTTTCAACCACTGAGTTATATCCATGCAGCGGCGGGTTACAGCAGTGCTTTGTCAtgatgtagtcccaagtctaaatcggctcctgcAAATCCTTAGTGTTgcttcttacttttcatttgcagtcgacatgattattgagctcaacgagaataattggtatcattattgagtCATTTGCAACCAAAATGCTACTAGTTCCCactcacttccattgtttatgcttaGCAAAAGCAGACGGATGGCTGCCAGACCTggagaattactgcgctggttacGAAATGCTTTCTTCTCACTAATCTAACTCTGAGAAAAGACAAAATTTCActttggggtggaatatccctttaaactaCTTTGTGGCCTGCTGAAAAGTTCTTGAATTATTCACGCTGCTGCTTGTCCTGTTGTCATCTTTTACACATTCTATATTTCTTTAGAGAAATGAGCACATGTTCAAGAATTTAGTTTGCGGTAGGGCAGTTAAATAGGTATTAAGTTTTTATTTGAATGGACTTAAAAAGACTTGAACTTACcttgaagaaacctgtaggaaccCTGGGCTGGGTCTAAGTTTGTGTTTTTGCAGAATTCTGATAAACCATATCAATCTCGACTGCTCTCTTACCTTCTTCGACTGTCTGGAGACACTGTAGAAATAAAGTCTGGTATACCAGATTGAAGGTGTAAGGAAGCAGAAGTGGGGCTTCTTTAATGACTTTTCCTGCTTTCCAGTGTTTGGTCATCACTATGTAGCACCGAGGCCACAAACGTGGTCTTCAAACCGAGTGAGAATTCTATACGTTTAGTAGAAAAATACACGAGGGGCAGTAGCTCGggaagtagagcgggttgtccagtaatgggaAAGTTGCCCGTTTGATCCCAGCTTCTGCCAGAGAAGGCtgtagttgtgtccttgggcaagatacttaacccaccttgcctgctggtggtggtcagagggaccggtggcgcctgtgctcggcagtcttgcctctgtcagtgcaccccagggcagctgtggctacactgtagctcatcaccaccagtgtgtgaatgaaagaatgactgattgtgttgtgaagcaccttgggggggttgtagaaccctaagaaggtacaaaaacaggacatttacCATTCTCTGCATGAAACAGGAACAGGCTCAGAAGAAGTATGAGGAAAAGCAGAAGGAGATCAAAAACCTCTGCATGGAGGAGGGCCTGCTGAGGAGAGCCCTGGGCATGAAGATGGATAAGAAGTGCAAACAGGACATCCGCAGGCAGAAGAGGAAGGAGGTGAAGGAACAGCATGTTCAAGGAGTGCTGGGGTAAGATCTCCAGCCCTATCACACACTTTAGTTTCCGATGGCTCCTTTGTTAATGTCATCTGCTCCCAGGCACTGTAACCAAATCCACGAGAAGCGTGAGGAGATGGCGGACAAAATCCAAGAGATTTCTCATGAGACGCTGCAGCTGAAGGCCAAAATCCAGAGCCTGAGGGAAGTCTGCAGCAAGGAGACGAAGAAGGCTCAGGTAGGGCTGACTCCTGCAGGCTGACAGGTGCACATAACCTTTGGTttgatgtctgtgtgtgtgtgtgtgtgtgtgtgtgtgtgtaggcgctGTACGACACACTGTCTGCCTCCATGGGTGAGCTGCACAAGAGTATTGACCTCCACGTCGCAGATCTTAAACTAAACGTGACCAAGATGTCCGACGGCTTCTAAACTGAACGTTTCCTGACTTTATTTTTGTCATATTTTGTGTTAATGATTAAAAACCAGATTTTAGTGGACGTGTGTGTTTATTAAACTTGACTTGTTCTTCACCATGCATGACTGATGTAGCATGAATCTCTCCAGTCCATGCTTCTGTCCCCACAGCCGTTACTTAAAAGCATTTGGCATCAAAGGAATCCAGCTTCTCTGTCAACAAAACATCAGCTTCTGCTAGTTCACGATGCCGGTAACAGGTTGCACacacatctgtctgtctgtctatctctaaAGTTCCTGCCAGCTTCATAGACATGAAATATGTAGACACCCCATAGGGAGtttaagccacgcccatctatgGTCCACGAAAAGGATTTTTGGAATCATAGGGTGTTAAAGGAAGGTCCcgtctttctcgcctctgattggctggaagggctctcctaTGATTGGCTTTTTAATGCAAGAGGAAACCATTTTCCTCCTGCAGGGTTTTATGTTTACAGCTAGCTCTTGATGAGTCTTTAAAGGAAATGTGAACTCATCACTAATAAACATCCTTTGCTGTTTTGCAACAAAccagttttttgttgttgtttttcataaaagaaccttaaaaatgttaaatgtgaacttgtaataaatcttgttacattttatcacactgtagactgacttttttttcttcttttttttggaGGGGCATGATCAACTCGCCTCCCATTTCCATTTTACAATCATCCTGAGTAATCTACATTCGCACAAGGTGTTGTATTCCTTACATTTGGATGGTTGTGTCCATCTCCCGCTCCCATTTTCTTATTAAGTCCTGTTACCCAGTAGTTCAAAACATTAACAAATCCAAACCGGGGGGCGCATCTTACACTCACACATATACATGGATCAAATTAAACAAGTGAGAGGGGGTAGAGATCAGTTCCCACCTTCAAAGTTATACTTCACATGAAGTCAGATCTGGTAGGCTTTACAGACTCAGTCCACTTGGTCCAGATTTTATAAAATTTTCCTTTTTCCACTTTGAGGGATGAAGATATCTTTTCCATAACATGTGTCTCGGACTATTTCAATCCACTCTCCCATCGTGGGAGGATCTGCTTGTAACCATTTCCTTGTGACCGATTTCTTGCTGCCAGTAGCATTAATAACAGTTTGTCTTTCATGTTGTGTGCTACACCCGACATGTTGCCCAAATACATTGTTACACAATGAAGTGGGATTGTTACATTGAATACATAGTTAATGTGTTTGTTGACCTCTGACCAGTTGGGCCTTATCACCTGACAGTCCCAGAAGACATGAAAATGATTTGCTCCTGTAGTTCCACAAAGTCTCCAGCAGGTGTCTCCAGTGCCTAGGTGTCGTTTCTGGATAGGTGTAATAAAGTATCTTGTAATGTTTTTCCAGCGGAATTCTCTCTAGTTATATGACCCTGTAGAGTTCCACTGTCCCAATCCTCCTGTGTGATCTTTAATTTGATCTCTTTTTCCCATCTTTATGTATTCTGTATTGTCCTGTTTAGATACCTGTGTGGCCTTATATAAATTTTTTTGTTGCCTAAGTTAGTCTTGGTAAGAAGACCCCAATGAATCCGGCCTCTCCTTGTTTCAACTCCTTATTTAAGTTGTGGTTCAAATATTGTCTAACCTGAAGATACCTGAAAAAGTCACTTCTTCCCAACCCATATGTGTTTTGTAAAGCCTCAAAACTCTGAAAAGCCCCCCACTTACAAATGAGTAGTATGTGGTTAATCCTTTTGAGATCCATGTCTTAAATCTACCATCAGTCCTATTTGGTATAAATTTCGAATCATAGGCAGGCCACCTCCAGAGTTTTGATGTTTCTTTACCTAATCCTCTTAATGATTTCCTGCCAAGAGTTCAGGTAACTACTTGCCAAGAAATCCTCCAAGATCTCATGTTTTGCTTGTAATTTGGGGTCACTTAAAGCTGTTATCGGGATCCCTTTTACTGCTGTGCCCTCTATTTCTTTCCATGAAGCATTATATGTCTGTGAACATAAGCAAATTAAGTATCTCAGTTGGGCTACAAGATAATATTCCCTTAAGCAAGGAAGTCCCATGCCTCCCTTTTCTTTCCGTAGCTGCAAAGTTTTAAATCTAATTCTGGCCTTTTCCCCTTGCCATAAGTACTTGGCAATTAGTCTGTCCCATTCTATAAACTGCTCAGGTGGTATACTAACTGGCAGGCATTGGAAAAGCAACCATGGGAGAACATTCATCTGGACTGAATCTATCCGAGAGCTTAAACTTAAGAAGGGGATCTCATTCCATCTGTGAATATCAGATTTTATCTTCAAATTTAGCCGGTCATAATTTAGAGTGTAGAGTTGTGACAGGTCCTTAGGTAGCCATACACCTGGGTTTTTCATGGATTTGGCATCCCATTTCCAATTATAATTATTCTTTATTGATGGAGAGGGGTTATAATTGTATGCTAGTACCTGTGTTTTGTTAATGTTGATTTTGTATCCAGAAATACGGCCAAATTCCTCCAGAGTATTCCTAACTTTTGGAAGAGACGGTGTGGGATTAGTTATGCTAATTAATAAATCATCTGCGAATAAAGTTAATTTCTGTTCCCCTGATGTGGTTGTGATCCCCTGTATGTCTGGGCTGTCCCGTTGGCTCATGGGTTCCCTGAAAAGGGCGAAGAGGAGTGGCGACATACAGCATCCCTGTCTCGTTCCCCTCTCTAACACAAACGTGTCAGTTCTCCATTTATCTTAATTCGAGCCGTCGGGTTATCGTAAACTGCTGCCAGAAAGTCAATTATGTCTTTATGGAATCCAAATTTAGAAAGCACCTTGTACAAAAATGACCACCTCACCGAAGCGAATGCTTTCTCTGCGTCTAGGCTTATAATCAAAGCTTCTAATCTTTGTTGTGTGATTTGTCTTACTATGTGCAACATTTTCCGAATATTGTCTTGTGTTTGCCTTTGTTTGACGAAGCCGGTCTGATTCTTATGTATAAGTCCTGGGAGTATTGTAATTT
This Nothobranchius furzeri strain GRZ-AD chromosome 16, NfurGRZ-RIMD1, whole genome shotgun sequence DNA region includes the following protein-coding sequences:
- the nuf2 gene encoding kinetochore protein Nuf2; the encoded protein is MAENTFPVHNAETLVNFYRSEVLVGQEAKHLSKSDLTPIPKPEAVQTLYMRVLHLIYRFRPECHAMIPMLENIQYSAYHERAIAIMSVYTRMRQFLPMCQVYDFSLNDLLAPKKLRTLTILSAIMNFLHFRNQRMEITLENLAKLRADKNRLQGYIKANQELEKKIETLTTIPPEQQAEADELAAAFSELQAATVCEYQEVNVINDSIAEWKTTIAERTQKLAQVKVDVSNLKEDISKLKSQIVESPEELKSQMEKMRELVRNTKSCIEKKDERGVELQNMVQDMTYTEAENQRIYSFLQDLERSMSNIKQQQQEVEQAQKKYEEKQKEIKNLCMEEGLLRRALGMKMDKKCKQDIRRQKRKEVKEQHVQGVLGHCNQIHEKREEMADKIQEISHETLQLKAKIQSLREVCSKETKKAQALYDTLSASMGELHKSIDLHVADLKLNVTKMSDGF